The genomic interval GGTGGCGGATATGCGCCATATGACGCCGTAACTGATGCTTGCGGCCGGTTTTGGGGTGGAGTTCAAGCAAGCTGTAGCGAGACGTTTCATACCGCCCAATCGCAACCGGCATTTCGGCTCTCGCCAATGCGCGATAAGCGCTGACGGCAGGCTGAGGGGCTTTATTCGGATCCGCGTACTTATCCGCGATGCGATCCAGCTCCTCGGTCAAGGCATAATCGATGACGCCCTCATCCGCCACATATCCGCGCACAACGGCATGATAGGTTTTCTCCATCTGATGCTGCTCAAACTGTAACGCCAGCATACGAGCCACTTCCGGCGACAAAGCCATCAACAACACACCCGATGTAGGCCTATCGAGACGATGAACCGTAAACACATGCCGACCAATCTGATCGCGCACGGTCTGCATGACAACCACTTTCTCCTTACGATCCAGCCAGCTCCGGTGCACCAGCCATCCGGCCGGTTTATTAACGGCGACCAGATAGTCATCCTGATAAAGTATTTCCAGCATCGGCTTACCCGGTAAACAAGTCGTCAAACCGACGCAACTCAGCCAACAGCGGCGTGATACTTTCGGTTCGGCCGTCAAATGCCGCTTCGAAATACGGCAGAATCGCGACACGTTCAGGCAGTGGCGCATCACTGTCCAGCAGCGCGTGCATTCTTGGCAGGAGCACCCATTGTAGCCACTGTTCCGCCTGCATGCAGTCAAGACAAAAAGGTTGAATGCTGGTGAAAGCCGCGTCATCCGGCGGAATGCTCTGCCATAAAAGGCTCGCTTTCAGCGCTTGTTCAATACCAAACAGGGATTGTCGAACCTGGATTTTGGGATTACTCATGCGGGATCTCATCGGGCTAAAAAGGCGGCAGAGCATAGCACCATTCATGTTTTCAGACATACTGAAACAGAAAAAAGGGGGTACTGAATCAGTACCCCCTTTTAGTCTGCTGCTTTATAGCACTCCCGCTATAAAATTGCGTCCCTGCTCATCCTTGAAAAAAATCTCCTTTTGGTTTTCCTAACCCGCTATCCTTGCTGACGATCCTTCTTTCATCCTGACAATCGATCCTTCTTGATCATCCATGACCTCATTCCCTTTTTAGGCTCCTGCCCCACCGGCATTCCCAAACCGGCTCTCATTCTCCGTCCTGGAGGTGTCCCTTATTTCATCCTGAAAAAAGAGTCTGGTCGCAACCAGGCACCTCACTCATCATCCTGATGAAACCAGAGCTACCTCGTTACTGTGTTACGAAACTGAATAATAAGATGTATTAATTGAATCGAATCGGCAAGCCACCCAAACAGCGCAATCCCCCGTTGAAAGGACGTATCAGAGGCTAACTATCATTAATTCATTAATTAATAATAAAAAATTAAAATTTAAACCTTAGCTTAATATTAAATATGAGAGATCACTTACACACAATGTGAGAGATCTCTTACAAACAGGAAAGCGAAACACGATTCCGGATTACATAATTATTGGCTGAAGCTTATACAAAAAGTCAGTCAGACTGGGAGCAAGCACTTGCCGCTGAGACGTACCGAACTCCTCCAGCAGCACCTCACCGCTGATATTACACAGAGAGATAAGCGTCATTTCTGAATCCGTACTGGCAAGAAACAGTGTCGGCGACAACTTAAGGCGTTTTTGCGTCAGCAGGTGGCCGATAAGATTTTCCTGCATACGTATAAAATCCTCCTCACTCCAGACTTGCAGCAACGAACAGCGGATATCGCCGAACTCGGCTTCCATATCACCGGCATACTGGCAGGAGAAGAACGCATGCGCGTCAGGATGCACGCTAATATCCAGTGCCCGCTCTACGCCATCAAGACGGGATGCGGCGACCGGCAATTGCGGCAACCAGAAAACGCACTCATCGCCGTTGTCCGTTATACAGGGCGAAGGAATGCCATACAACGCCGCACTGGCCGGAGGATGATCGGTTTCCCGGCGCCACAATTCAACATAACGTTGAGTAAACGCCTGCAATGTCTGTGATACCTGATGTTCCATTCAACCTCTCATCAATTGGCCTGTATTTGTTCACCAGGCATAGCCACCCAAACCACGCTATCCAACCAAAAACACGGCAATCATTTTATCCCGACAACACCTGATTCCGTCGACAAATACCATGAGAAAATGCGCAGCGTCGCGCAACTTTGTCGGCCGAACCTCGCTTCCCTTGGCAAAAAGGTCTGCCGCACGTTAAGGTGAAAGAGTCGATCCGACTCGTGTTGGACAACGGTCGAAACACATTGCGTTATCAGGGAGTAGTATGATTACACATATCAGCCCGTTGGGTTCCATGGATTTATTGTCGCAACTGGAAGTGGATATGCTGAAAAAGAGCACCGCCAGCAGCGATCTTTATCGGCTATTTCGAAATTGTTCCCTTGCCGTACTGAACTCCGGCAGTCAGACGGACAACAGCAAAGAGTTACTCTCCCGCTACGAGGACTATGACATCAACGTGTTACGTCGCGAACGTGGCGTCAAACTTGAATTGGTCAACCCACCGGAAGACGCCTTCGTCGACGGTGAGATCATCCGCGCATTGCAGGCCAACTTGTTCGCCGTTTTGCGGGATATCCTGTTCGTCAACGCGCAGATCACCACCTCAGGCCGCTACCAGAACCTGGAGCTGGATCCGGAAGACTCTGTTCACATTACCAATCTGGTGTTCTCGATTCTGCGCAACGCCAGAGCACTGCATGTGGGTGAAGAGCCTAACATGGTCGTATGCTGGGGTGGGCATTCCATCAATGAAACGGAATACCTTTATGCCCGCAAAGTCGGTAGCCAGTTGGGTTTGCGCGAGCTGAACATCTGCACGGGTTGCGGCCCGGGCGCGATGGAGGCGCCGATGAAAGGCGCCGCTGTCGGGCATGCCCAGCAGCGCTACAAGGATGGCCGTTTCATCGGGATGACCGAACCGTCGATCATTGCGGCAGAGCCGCCGAATCCACTGGTGAACGAATTGGTCATTATGCCGGATATCGAGAAACGCCTTGAGGCATTCGTTCGTATCGGTCACGGCATTATCATCTTCCCTGGCGGCGTGGGAACCGCAGAGGAATTCCTCTACCTGCTGGGGATCATGATGAACCCGGAGAATAGCGAACAGGTACTGCCGATCATTCTCACCGGCCCACAGGAAAGCGCCGATTATTTCCGGGTACTGGATGAGTTTATCGTCAGCACGCTGGGCCGTCAGGCTCGCCGCTATTATTCGATCATTATCAACGATGCGGCGGAAGTCGCGCGGCAGATGAAGAAAGCCATGCCGTTGGTGAAAGAGCATCGCCGCCATACCGGAGACGCTTACAGTTTCAACTGGTCTTTGCGTATCGCACCGGAACTGCAATTGCCGTTTGAGCCGACCCATGAAAACATGGCGAGTCTCAATCTGCATCCGGATCAACCCTCGGAGCAGCTGGCGGCGACCTTGCGTAAAGCGTTCTCCGGCATCGTTGCAGGTAACGTCAAGGAAGCGGGCATTCGTGCCATTGAGGAACTGGGCCCTTACAAACTGCGCGGTAATGCGGAAATCATGAACGATATGGATCGTCTACTGCAGGGCTTCATGTCTCAGCAACGGATGAAGCTGCCGGGCAGCATATACGTTCCCTGTTATGAAATCTGTGCCTGATTTCTTCCCCTATCGGCAGCGGTGATTTCCCGCTGCCATCACTGCGAATGCCGGATTATGCCTGTACACCTGCTGATTGTTGATGCCCTTAACCTTATCCGCCGGATCCATGCCGTGCAGGGTTCACCTTGTGTGGCCGCCTGCCAGCATGCGTTGAAACAGTTGATTCTGCACAGCCGGCCTACCCACGCTGTCGCAGTCTTTGACGACGAACAGCGCACGCAAAGTTGGCGGCATGAACTGCTGCCGGACTACAAAGCAGGCCGTCCGCCTATGCCGGAGAATCTGCGTCAGGAACTGCCACAAATCAAAGACGCTTTTCTGGGACTAGGCGTCGATAGCTGGCGCTCGCCGGGTAACGAAGCAGATGACCTGGCGGCCACACTGGCCAGCAAAGTCGCGGCACAGGGCCATCAGGCGACGATCGTATCCACCGACAAGGGCTACTGCCAACTATTGGCGCCGACCATTCAGATTCGCGACTACTTTCAGAAACGCTGGCTGGATGTGCCCTTCATCAGGCAGGAATTCGGTGTCGAACCCGGGCTGTTGCCGGATTACTGGGGGCTGGCGGGGATAAGCAGCAGTAAGATCCCCGGCGTGAGCGGCATTGGCCCCAAAACCGCAACGAGCTTACTGCACCAGGCCGGATCGCTGGATGCGCTGTACCAGCAGTTAGAACAACTCCCTGAAAAATGGCGACGCAAACTGGTGGAACAACAGGAGATGGCGTATCGCTGTCGTCAGGTCGCCACGTTAAAAATCGACCTGGAACTTAATGGCAACCTGCAACAGCTCAGGTTGCCAATCGGGGAATGACACACTCAGCGTTCGTCGCGACGGCCGGGAATAGCGCTCCAAATCCGCCGCACATGCACCGTCACCTCCTCTCGGTCATGGTACAACTGCTTGGCGTGAATCTCTGCGTTAATGCCGCCCTCCTGTAAACGCTGAGTCAATTTTTCCAGATTCAGCGCAACTTCTTCATAGCGCTTTTTCATCGGCAGTTTGAGATTGAAAATCGCTTCCCGGCACCAGCCGTTTACCAACCAGTCAGCCATGCGGCTGGTGACTTTAGCCGGTTTTTCCACCATATCGCACACCAGCCAGTAGATGTTATTGCGCGGCGGCTCAAAGCGAAAACCATCCGCCTGATGATGAATAACTTGTCCGGTATCCATCAGGCTCTGCGCCATCATGCCGTTATCCACGGCATGCACCATCATACTGCGCTTCACCAGTTGATAGGTCCACCCGCCCGGACAAGCACCGAGATCCACCGCGTACATTCCACTTCCCAGCCGCTCATCCCACTCATCCGCTGGAATAAACACATGAAACGCCTCTTCCAGCTTAAGCGTCGACCGGCTTGGCGCATCGGAGGGAAACTTCAGCCGGGGGATCCCCATATAAAACGGCGAATGGTTGTTGCTGTAGGAGTAGCCGACGTAACAGCAACCGGGGGCGATAAACAACACATGAACCACTGGCCGGTTAGGTTTCTCCTGCGCCTGCAGAATCTTGTCGTTCCGCAGCGCGGTACGCAGCGGAACCGTAAACTTGCGGCAAAATTTCATCAGTTCCTTGCACTCATTGGTATCAGGAACCTCGACCCGCAATTCTCCCGCGCGCTCCACCACGCCAGTCAGCATACCTACGATGGGCGTAATGCGATCCTCCGGCGGCAGATCGCGCAGCAACTCGCCACACACCATCATTTGACGAGCAAAAATCAGATCGCGGAAAGGTAATTCACGCACCAAACGATCGGCGTCTTCATGTTGATAACACTCGAAAATCACATAACCGCTGTTATCTTTTACCCGCACAAAACCATAAATATCGCGGCGTCCCGCTTTGTCGGTAATCTCCGCCGCGCACTCTTTCTCAAACCCCGGCCGACAATACAAAATCACTTTATTCATGCTATTCAGCCTTCTTCTTCAGGCGAAACGCCCCAATCAGCAGCAAAAGCCACCCAGTCAGAAAACAGACGCCGCCCACCGGCGTAACAAATACCCACATTCTCAAGCTGGACAACGCCAGGCAGTACAGGCTGCCGCTGAACAACACGATACCCAACGCCAGGGAAACCGAACTCCAGTAAAACCACACGTTGGCGCGTTGGCTCATGGCGACAGAAAGCACCAGGATCACCAACGAATGAAAAGCCTGATATTGCAGGCCGGTATGCAGCCAGCCCATTTCGGCGTCCCCCAGAGACTTACTCAATACATGGGTGCCGAACGCGCCGAGCGCCACGTACACAAAACCGCTGACGGCGGCAAATATCAGCATGAAACGACTGTTCATCAAGCGCTCCATTATCAAAAAAAGAAGCTGAGCCCGGGAGCTCAGCGTGAACCGTTATCGTAGCGGAAGCGAAACTTCTCCTGTTCGCTGGCCGCCCGCGCCAGAATCCACTGACGAAAGGCGGCTATTTTACCCAGTTCAGCCTGACTGTCATGACAAACCAGATAAAATGCATTTTTACTGACCAGCACATCGTTGAACGGGCAAACCAGACGACCGGCTTCAATCTCGGTCTGGGCCATCACGTTGTTAGCCAACGCCACCCCCTGCCCATGAATAGCCGCCTGCAACACCATCGCACTATGGCTGAAAATCGGCCCTTGCTGAACATTACTCTGCGAAATGCCCAACTGCCGGGTATAAGCCAGCCAGTCACGTCGGGAAGCATCGTGCAACAATGTGTGCCATGCCAAATCCGCCGGCGTCTTGAGCGGATGTTCACCGGTCAGCAGCAAAGGTGAGCAGACCGGCAGCAGATACTCGGCATACAATTTTTCCACTCTCAATCCCGGCCAGTTGCCGCGTCCGTAGAAAATCGCCACATCCACATCATCCGGTAAACGCTCCTCCTCCCGATCGACGGCCTGAATCCGCACATCAATGCCCGGGTATTCGGAATTGAAACTCGACAGGCGCGGCACCAGCCAGTGGATCGCGAAGCTCGGCAGCAAGCTGACTGTCAGCGCGCCTTTGGCGCTACGCGCCTGCAACTTGCGAGTCGCCTCATTTAAAGCAGAAAAGATTTCTTTTATATCAAGAAAATAACTTTGCCCTTCTTCCGTCAACAGCAACGAGCGATTGCGCCGCCGGAACAGCTTCAACCCGAGAAAATCCTCCAGGGATTTGATTTGATGGCTAACGGCAGCTTGTGTCACAAACAGCTCTTCTGCCGCTTTGGTAAAGCTGAGATGCCGGGCCGCGGCATCAAAAACACGCAACGCATTAAGCGGCGGTAATCGTTTCGACATACATCGGATTCTTTAAACAGGACCAATTTCAGACGGAGACAAACGTGGTTTGTCATTAGTTTTTATAATCCGAGGCATTATAAATTGTCCGTTGAGGATGCACCAGCAAATACCTATAGTAGCGCCACTTCCCTGAGCCGGAACGAAAAGTACCGATGATTGCCTGACGTGCTTTTGGCTTGTGGTTGTGATGTTGTGTTTGCTATTTGTTTATTGTCTGCATTTTCAGACGCGGTAGCCTAGCTACCTGTATTTCCTGTACATTTACCCTGTCTGTCTTAAGTAATTTATACAGCACCGCATTTGCGGTGCTTTTTTTGTCTGTGACAACCTCAGCTTCCTGCTATTTCACCCTCTCAATCTGCTTCACGTTGTCTTTATTGAGCTGCTGCTGGCGTCCCCAGACATCGGTAAAAGCGATCATACCGGTCTCTTCGTCAACGCTGGGTTTACCTTCGGCGATAATGGCGTCGCCATCCTGGGTCGTCAGCACATAGTTACTGGCACAGCCAGCGATTAGGAATGGAGCAATCAGCGCCACAGTAGCCAATACTTTATGCTTCATAAAGTTCTCCTTACCATTGCCAATTTCAGTAAAAATGAAATTTTTGAGATAAAACTTCACTATTAAGCATAGCAACGTCTTCGTTGCCCGCAGCAGAATCAGACTAGGGATCGTCCTAAACTTGTTTCAGCCGATAAAATGGGACAGGATCGAAGCCTCAACAGAGGACAGCCATGACACCGTTTAACCTTCACCATTTCCGCCAGCAGTTTCCTGCGCTTCAGCACCCCGGCGTCTATCTTGATAGCGCGGCAACCGCATTGAAGCCGACTGCGGTAATCGATGCCGTTCGGGATTGCTATGCCAGCCCATCCGGCAATGTGCACCGCAGCCAACACCATGCCGCTCGCGCGCTTTCCGATGCTTTCGAACGGGCGCGGGATGACGTCGTCGGCCTGCTGGGCGCAGAGAGTCGCCGCAATATTATCTGGACGCGCGGCGCAACGGAGTCCATCAATCTGGTTGCCCAAAGTTATGCCCGCACCTACCTTCAACCCGGCGATGAAATTCTGGTCAGCGAAGCGGAGCATCATGCCAATCTGGTTCCCTGGCTGCTCGTCGCGCAGCAAACCGGGGCCAGGGTGATTAAGCTGCCGTTGGATGATCGCCATCTGCCCGATATCCGCCGCCTACCCGCTTTACTCACGGAAAAAACCCGACTACTGGCCATCACGCAGATGTCCAATATCACCGGCGGCATGCCTGATTTGCACCAGGCCGTCGCGCTGGCGCATCAGGCAGGGGCGGTGGTCATGGTTGACGGCGCGCAAGGGATAGTACATGGCACAGTGAACGTCGCCGAGCTGGATATTGATTTCTATGCTTTTTCTGGCCACAAGTTATACGGCCCTACCGGAATTGGCGTCTTGTATGGCAAATCCGAATTGCTGGAGCAAATGCCCCCGTGGCACGGCGGCGGAAAAATGATGTCCAGCGTCTCCTTCGAAGGGTTCGAAGCCCTGACGGCGCCGCAGCGTTTTGAAGCTGGAACGCCGCATATTGCCGGTGTGATCGGTCTGGCGGCCGCGATTAACTGGTTGCAACAGCAGGACAGGCCTAGCGCAGAACGGCACAGCATCGCCCTGGCCGAGAATGCCGAACGCCAGCTAAGCCAACTGCCCGGTTTTCGCAGTTTCCGCAGCCCGAATGCCAGCCTGCTGCCTTTTATCTTTGAAGGCATCCACCACAACGATCTGGCGACGCTGCTTTCAGAGGAAGGTATCGCCCTGCGGGCCGGGCATCATTGCGCGCAGCCGATGACGGCTGTACTGGGCGTTACAGGCACGGTTCGTGCCGCCTTCGCGCCTTATAACAGCACCGAAGATGTCACCCGGCTGGTTGCTGCGACACGCAAAGCACTTGAATTACTGATGGACTGAACCAATGACCACCCACACCCCGCAACACCCATTCGGCACTGCCGTTGACGAAAACTCGCTGCTGGAACGTTTTGCCGCCTGCCGTTCCTGGGAAGAACGCTACCGGCAGATTATCCTGTTGGCTAAAACCTTACCGACGCTGGCGGATGAATACCGGCAGGAGCAGATTGCGCTTTCAGGCTGCGAGAACAGAGTCTGGCTGGGCTACGAACGGCGTACCGACGGCACGCTGCATTTTTATGGCGATAGTGATGGCCGTATCGTCCGCGGCCTGCTCGCCATTCTGCTCACCTCGGTGGAAGGCAAAACCGCCGCCGAACTGCGCCAGATGAACCCACTGGCGCTGTTTGAACGCCTGGCGTTGAAACAGCAGCTCAGCGCATCCCGCGCCGGCGGGCTGGCGGCGCTGGCCGCCAGAGTCCGCGATATCGCCGGCCAGGAAGACTAGCGACGTTCAACGGTGGGGCTAGCGATTACCCGCGGCGGCCCCATTGCATCCCCTCAACCCTCAACCCTCAACCCTCAACCCTCAACCCTCAACCCTCAACCCTCAACCTCCACCACCGATTTCTCACCTGGCTATCCGGTTCGTTAAGCCCAATTGCGGCTACATATCGGCAGGACAATGCCAATTTCAGGCAACGCCGGTCTCAGATAACGCCTGCCGTTGTGCCTTCGCCATCATTTTTTTCAGCGCATGGGACACCGCGACAAAACCAAACGTAGCAGTCACCATGGTGGCGGCGCCAAAACCGGCGGCACAGTCCATCCGTTTGACGCCATCGGCCGTACTGCGGGATGCGCAAACCGAGCCGTCCGGTTGCGGATAAACCAGCGGCTCGCTGGAAAACACGCAGTCAATACCCAATTTGCCCTTGCTGTTCTTCACGATGTTGAAGTCATGTTTCAGTCGCTCGCGCAGCTTGGCGGCCAGTGGATCCTGGATGGTTTTGGCCAGGTCGGCGACGTCAATCCGGGTGGGGTCGATCTGCCCGCCGGCGCCGCCGGTCGTCACTACCGGCACCTTGTTGCGGCGACACCAGGCCAACAGCGCCGCTTTCGGACGCACGCTATCGATGGCATCAATAACGTAACTGAAATGCTGATCGAGCAACGTCTGAACGTTATCGGCGGTAATAAAATCATCCACACACGTCACCCGGCACTCCGGGTTAATCGCCAGAATACGCTCGGCCATCACTTCCGTCTTCGGCTGGCCGGTATGCTGACGCAGAGCATGGATCTGCCGGTTGGTATTGCTTACGCACACATCATCCATATCGATCAGGGTAATCGCGCCAATGCCGGTTCGGGCTAATGCTTCCGCCGCCCAGGATCCCACGCCGCCGATGCCAATCACACAAACATGGGAATCGGCGAACAACGTCAGCGCCTTTTGACCATACAGCCTCGCCGTTCCGCCAAAACGTTGCAGATAGCTTTCGGATAATTGCGTACTCATACACCACCTTCACTCGGCCACAAACGGCAGGGATGATACCCCAGCCGCTAAAAATTGCAGAGAAAATTGCCGTATCGGGAATCATGCTCGCATTTCATAACACGATGCGGCGATATGCCTTTATCTTCAGCGAAGAATTGCGACACAATCGGCGCTGTGGCAACGTAAATGGTCATTGTTAACGGAGAAGATTATGCACCTCGAGCTGCTGCCGGCCACCGAATCCGACATCGACTATCTGCTTCATCTGAGAACCTTGACGATGAAGCGCTACCTGGAAGATGTCGGCGCGCCAACCGATAAGGAAGCCTTCCTGCAACGCATCCGCCATGAGTTTGCGCACGCCAATATCATCATGGTAAACGGTCAACGCGCAGGGCTGTTCAAATACCACTTCATTGCAGAACAACAACACTGGTATCTGCTGCAAATTCAGGTCCACCCCGACTATCAGCATCGGGGCATTGGCGGCATGCTGATTAGCGATGTGATCGCCCGCGCGGCCAAGCATAACCATCCCGTGGTGCTGAGCGTGCTGAAAAGCAATCCGGCCAGAAAGCTCTATGAACGACTCGGCTTTCGTATTACCTCGGAAGGCGCACAGGAGTTCATCATGACCCGCACGCCGGACGACTCTGCCGCCGCAGGAGAAAGCGCATGAACATCGCCATACTCGATGACTATCAGGATACCGTTCGGCATCTCTCCTGCTTCTCGCTGCTGAGCGGCCATCACGTACAAATATTGAACCAGAGTTATGCCGATCCCGCTGCCCTGGCGGATAAACTGCGTAATGTCGATGCGCTGGTTCTGATTCGGGAAAGAACCCGCATTACCGATGAACTGCTTTCCCGCCTTCCCAAGCTGGCGCTGATCAGCCAGACCGGGAAGATAAGCAACCATCTGGATATCGACCTGTGTTCAGGTTATGGCGTCGCGGTCGCGGAAGGTACCGGCTCACCGGTGGCACCGTCCGAATTGTGCTGGGCGCTGATCATGGCGGCGTCGCGCCGCCTGCCGCAGTATGTTTCCCAACTGGCCGCCGCGCGATGGCAACAAAATGGCGGGCATCGGCTGGGGCGCTCGCTGGAGGGCCTGGCACTCGGCATTTGGGGGTACGGTAAAATAGGGCAGCGCATCGCCCGTTACGCTCAAGCCTTCGGGATGAAAGTAATCATATGGGGCAGTGAATCCTCAAAGGCTCTGGCTAAACAACACGGGTTGTTGACCACCGAGAATAAGGCCGATTTTTTCAGGCAGGCGGACGTACTGTCATTACACCTGCGTCTGAACGCAGCCACCCGCCACTGCGTGGCTTATGAAGATTTGGCGCTAATGAAACCGGATTCGCTGTTCGTCAATACCAGCCGGGCTGAACTCATCGAATCCGGCGCGCTGTTACGCATACTGCAAGAACACCCCGGCCGGATGGCGGCGCTGGATGTTTTCGACCATGAGCCGGCCACCCCCGACGTCGAACCGCTGCTGTCGCTACCGAACGTACTGGCGACTCCGCATATCGGGTACGTGGAACAAAACAGCTACGAATTGTACTTCAAAACCGCATTTGAGAACGTCAACGCATTCGCCGAGGGGCGTGCGCAACATCTGGTCAACGGCGATAGCCTTAGGCAATGAGCTCAGCTTGCGA from Musicola paradisiaca NCPPB 2511 carries:
- a CDS encoding D-2-hydroxyacid dehydrogenase family protein, with amino-acid sequence MNIAILDDYQDTVRHLSCFSLLSGHHVQILNQSYADPAALADKLRNVDALVLIRERTRITDELLSRLPKLALISQTGKISNHLDIDLCSGYGVAVAEGTGSPVAPSELCWALIMAASRRLPQYVSQLAAARWQQNGGHRLGRSLEGLALGIWGYGKIGQRIARYAQAFGMKVIIWGSESSKALAKQHGLLTTENKADFFRQADVLSLHLRLNAATRHCVAYEDLALMKPDSLFVNTSRAELIESGALLRILQEHPGRMAALDVFDHEPATPDVEPLLSLPNVLATPHIGYVEQNSYELYFKTAFENVNAFAEGRAQHLVNGDSLRQ